The window GAGTACGATGAGCGCAAAGGGAGttgtgagtgagtgagtgcTGCTTGTCTGGATACAGCATCGCTCCATCTCACCTCTCCACCCTAAAGCTTCTTCCTTCTCCATCTTATCCGCTCATCCTACGTGGCTGTCTGTCTGTCACCTCCTCATACCGCGCACAGCAACGTCGTCCTCACCAATATGAACGCTCTCCGACAGCTCAACCGTGCTGCCGCCCctgcgctcaagcaggccaCCAAGTCGGGTCTGGTGCTCCCCAATGTGCCTCAGCTGCTCCGACCGGCCACGACGCTCGCTGCCGGCACTCCCAAGATCTCCAAGGGACCCACCAAATACGGCGGTGTCTACACCGTCACTCTGATCCCCGGTGATGGTGTGGGTGTCGAGATCACCGACTCGGTCAAGGAGATCTTTGAGGTGATGAACGTGCCCGTCGAGTGGGAGCAGTTCAACGTTTCCGGCGAGACGCATGGCTCCGAGTCGCTTTTCAAGGAGGCCATGGAGTCGCTCAAGCGTAACAAGGTCGGTCTCAAGGGAATCCTCTTCACGCCTATCGAGACGGGCTCGCACAACTCGTGGAACGTCGCCATGCGCCAACAGCTCGACATTTacgcctcgctcgtcatctgCAAGTCGCTGCCCGGCTACCCCACGCGCCACAAGGACGTCGACTTTGCCATCATCCGTGAGAACACCGAGGGCGAGTATTCGGGTCTCGAGCACTCTTCTTACCCCGGTGTCGTCGAGTCGCTCAAGGTCTCGACTCGCGCCAAGGCGGAGCGCATCTCGCGCTTCGCTTTCGACTTTGCGCTCAAGAACGGCCGCAAGAGGGTCACGTGCGTGCACAAGGCCAACATCATGAAGCTCGGTGATGGTCTCTTCCTCAACACCTTCCGTCGTGTCGCCGAGGAGTACAAGTCGAGCGGTATCGAGTCGAACGACATGATTGTCGACAACACATCcatgcagctcgtctcgcgTCCCCAGCAGTTTGACGTCATGGTGATGCCCAACTTGTACGGAAACATTGTGTCCAACATTGGTGCTGCGCTTGTTGGCGGGCCCGGTACGGTTCCCGGCTGCAACATTGGCCGCGAGTTTGCTCTGTACGAGCCCGGTTGCCGTCACGTTGCCAAGGACATCATGGGCACCAACGCTGCCAACCCTGCTGCCATGATCCTGAGTGCTACCATGATGCTCCGtcacctcggcctcgacaCACAGGCCAACCAGATTGCCGAGTCGGTGTACAAGGTCATCGCTGATGGCAAGGTGCGCACCGCCGACATGGGCGGCAAGTCCAAGACGCACGAGTTCACCCAGGCCGTCCTCTCCAACCTCTGAGCATAAGAGACAAGCAAGAATCAACCTGATACACGAATTCATCCACACACTCGATGTCGATGCATCATGCATGCGCTCATCCGACTGCACAATTCTTAGCCGGTTTCTTGTGGCTGGCAACAGCCGGATCGTTCTTTGGACTGCGATCTTGAGCACGCTCAGAGGCCTCTGCACACGATCCAAGCAGCCGCTTTCATCGACACTGTACATCACACCTATTGACGACTCGACTCTCATCTATGCATGCATGCTTGATTCCCAACCAACGATCTGACTGTGCGACGGATGATTTTTGCTACAAGGATAATGCAGGATGCAGGCTTGGTGGCGATTCAGCTAGCTTATGCGTGCTACAGTAGCAACAGCCCTGATCGACTTGGTAAAGCAGGGCAGCGGAAGTGACTGCGGCATAGGTGCAcggaagcagcttggctctGCGTAGGCTTGTGAAGGAGTCAAGTTGGTGGACAGATCCGTCGACTGGTCAGAGGATCGACGTCGCTTTTTTGCATCCGATGTACAGGACAGATCTGGCTGAGAATTCGAGGGCGAGTGAAGACTCGCAAGGCTGCGTCTTGACCTGTGAAATTTCTTGGGAGCTCTCGATTCGTCGGCTAATACGAGTTGACAGTCGTTGGTGACGCGCAGAACAGGCAGGGTGGTCGAGAGTGATGATCTACGGCTGTTCGGTGTCCTTGATTCGCTGCGTcgccgactcgatcgtACTGTTGTTCGTTGTAGCAGCTCCTGCTGTTGCCACGTCAAGTCGGTGCCTCCAATAAGTATCTTGGACGCGGGCTGATCACTGTGTTGAGCGTCGGATGGTGCGTCTCTGTTGATACGATGTTGGTTATCTGACGacctgctgcgcctgcatCGTCTTGTCTCTGGCTGATCGACTGATGATGGAGCGCTTGTCGACTTTTGACGAGACAGTTGCGAtgaagccgaagcggcATGACGCCGAACAGATGCTCTTGTTGTCACCGCCATGCCAGATTCTCTCGATATTCCTCGTAAGGGTTGTAACAATCGCTGTCATGAACGGATGGAGCCGATGATGTGAAAGAGCTAGGAAGATAATCAACGAGCTCCTCAATCAATCGTATGCCTTGGCGCACGAGTGGCGCATCTGACCAAGCTCTCAGCTTTGCTGCACTAGATGTTGCCATAACTACGGGATACTGACCGTCGACAATCACCGTCGGGCTCTCATGGGCTCAAGCACAGCGCTGTTGACTGTCTTTATCGCGGTACACCCGGAGTCGGTGACGGGAAAAATGACAGGTCACATACGCCTCAACTTGCACTTGCTGCCATGATTTTCCAAACTTACTACGCCTTCATTAGAAGGCTTGGAGTAAATTGGTATGTAGGAACGTGCTCCATCGTGCTACCGCTTCATCGCCACAGCTTGCCCCGTTGACGGCAGACGTTGATGCTTGGTTCGAGTACAAGTAGCATTGGGCCGCCGGCAATGCAGCCAAGATGGTGTCTCTCACCCATGGATCGCGGCGGGGCTCTCGtgtcttggtcgagctgctgcctccACTTTAGACCCAGTCGCTGTCtgcgtgttgctgccgtctttttgttttttgttttttgttttttgttgtttttttttgcttCGTCTTTGGTTTCGGCCAATTCACatgttcgtgattcgttattaatattcacgatttacgatcTTGAATTGTGTGTGATTCGGGTGAAGAGCGTCTCTTTTCAGGGTTTCTCTCGTCAGGCTCGTCCAGAAGATTTCAGAAACACGCCGAAACATGGATCAACTTTTGTGCCGCGTTGGTCTTGCTGCGCCATTCGTGCCTGTAACTACCATCTCGCCTCGGTGGCCTTTGTCCATTTGCAACGTAGATGCCTTGAGTCAGAACAACAATGGCTTACAGTTGCGCTACTTTGTCATGACCAAGACAGCATCCAGTTCGGACGCATCGTATCGACAGAGCTTACAACAGTCGCTGTATGCCGCTCGCATCCTCGCAGGTTCTCTCGATGATGAGCTGGGCATTCAAAAGAGCACAAAGAGCACCAGGCTTGGAGCCCAACATCAGCTCGAAAATCAAGCAGCACTGAACGCAACGCTGTCCGATCGCCTTGGCcatgctgttgctgcctGTATCCAGCTCTCGTCTTTCCAGCCTGCCTCGGACCCACAAACAGCAACAGGCGATCTGGCTCTGCAGCTCTTGTCGCTCATTCACGCAAATCTAAtcgaaaagaaaaaagatGCCGACTCCAGAGTCGTCATACAGGATGAGCGACCGCCAGCCTTCAAACGCCAAGGTGTACAGCCAAAGGAAGATATCGGGCTGGGTATCAAGGACGTTAAGCTCGTCACTACGTTGCAGTCTCTTGCTGCCAAGTGGGCTCTTTCGACGCGAATCAACGCTTACGACAAgtctctcttctctctgGCTCCGAAAGCTTTCTCTCAGGCACAAGACAAGCAGAGCGCTACTAAGCTCACTCAACACAATCGTTTTCAAGAaatcgaccaagacgcCGAGTTGCAGGAACGAGCCAAGGCAAGAGCACAGTTCAACGCGGCGCGGGTAGACCTATTCGGCGTGGTAGAGAGATGGATGTCTCTCTTGGCGACTGGATCCGCTTCTGCTACAACAGATGTGGTCACCATCATGTTGCGCGTCGGAATCGTCGACTACCTTTCCTCCCTTCTTCGCCTCGGCTTTGGTCCTAGCACGTTATCTGAACCAACAGCCATCTCACAATCAGGCGCAACGCCGACCAAGGATACTATTCAGAAGCACACGGCCACGGCTACCACACAACTCCTCAGATTCCTCTCAACTCATTCTGCCATGTCCGCCCTTTCTACAGTGATTGCACACGCTGACTCCAAGCTTGGTGCACCTTCGTTTGTCAGAGCCATGTCTTCTCGCCTCCTCAGCGCGCAGCTTCTGCGACCAGATGGAGTTCGCTCGCTCTTCATCATCACTTTTGGCGGGGCTGATATCGCCGACTCGGCGGCTCAACTTGAACGACGAGGCGAAGAGACGGGTACTGCTGCGCCGGGTACCAACTCGCTCAAGAGATTCGAACAGTGTGCAAAACTGCTTCTGACTCCACCCCAAGGTATGCCCATCGAGGACTACCTTCCGATCATCCTACCCAActtgctcgacatcctcgcGCCCAACCTCAGTGCATCTTCGGCCATCACTCCACCGCCACAAGAACAGATGCGAGCTGCGGGCTTTGTTCTGACTCGCATCTCGGAACGATACCCCAAACTGTTCTTGGATGCCATGCATGCTCGGGTCTATTCCAAATTCAACCCTTCGGCAGAAACTGCTGCCCCAGCACACACCTCTGACACAGACGCAAACACAGCATCGGACTCGATAGTTGCAGTGTCGCCGCAAGATCTCGACCACGCCATTTCGACCCTGTCAAGCTTTCTGCTGTTTTCAGAGCCATCCCCGACCTTCTTTACAACCCTGTTCGAGCCGATCCTGCCGCAGCTCTTGACGTTGTACGACTACCTTCACGTGCCACAACAGACCGCTGGTAAGGCCAAAGTCAGATCACTCGAATCAGCCAGTCACACCGACAGGCTCAAGGCTGAAGTGTCCAACTTTCTAAAAACGTGGGTCCGACTCGTTGACGCACAGCATGGCGCTGCATCATTGTTGGGCTCCATCCAGGCCGCCGAGAAGGGCATCGGCAGTGAGCAGCCTGCCTCTGACCATGAGCAAGGCTTCTTCTGGAGCAACGAGACTGACGGTTTCTCGATCCGCTATGGCCAAGACCTCAGCCACAATCAACAGGACATTTCGACGCTGCTCCAAGATCTCAGCCTGTCAGCATTCGCCAAGCAGGTCAGCACGGGCAACGACAACGAATTCGACTTGACCAAGATTGCTCCAGATCTTTCGGCCAAGCTGGGGCTGCATCCTGATCCATGTCTGCTGGCAACGCTACTCAAAACAGCAGGTCGCAAAGATTTGGCTCGCTATTTGCTGCCTTGCGTGCTAAATATCTATACGGTACAAAAGTCATCTTCCAAGGCTCGGATCGATGGCGTCACAGACAACAGCTCGAACTCCAAGACTCGGCTGGTGCTATTTTTGCAGTTGATTCTGCAGCTCCTGGAGGCGTTTGGATCCGAGTTGCTACAAGGCGACGTTCCGGCCACATTGGCTTTTATCGATTTTTCCCTGTCGACCGCAACTCAACGTCAAGTGGCGACACAGCAGGCCGAGCCAACAACAGCATCTAGGGAATTTTCGGATGTCGATGACATGCCATTCATCTCGGTCAAATCCACAGTTTCCAAGCCTTCGATACCTTCGCTGTTCAACGTTACTTCCGATTCCAAGCATGACTCTGCAGTTCGGGTGGGCGAATCCGACCACACAGGCGATACAGGAATTGAAAGTGGAGCGCACGACGCGGttgaagacgaggacgatgaagaacaagaagagcTTGTCTCTACTGCTTTGAGTCTGCTGCTTTCCCTTCTGGAATGCGACACGTCCCTCTCCTGTGAGACGCAACCGATGcttctcgtcatcgcagacaagctcgagccacTCCTCGACAGCTCCTCGGCTGAACTGCGTGGCTTAGCGAAAGAAGCAAAGCTTGTCCTTCTGGCACGTCGCAATGCCATCCGTGGTACGGAACCCATACGCAACAAAGACTCGATAAGCACCGCACACACATCTGCCAAAGCTCTAGCCTACGCACGAGCACAAGAAACATaccaagaagcgctcaagcttcTGCAAGATCCGATTTTGCCCGTTCGAGCACACGGACTAGTGCTATTGCGTCGTCTCGTCTCTGACGACTCCAAGAATGGAGGACAGCATGTGGAGCGTGTGGATCCCGCGCTCGTACCGGCTATCCTGGATATCTTTTTGCATGCAGTGCAGGATGAAGAGTCGTACCTATACCTGAACGCTGTCCAAGGCCTGGCGGCGCTAGCATCTAGTGGCGGTGGACAGACCATCTCGCGCTTGGTCGGGATCTATGTCGGACGAGACGacggcttggcttggcaaGCATGGACGAGTGGTGAGGTGGAGAAGCGACTGCGCGTGGGCGAAGCGTTGCTCCAAGTGATACAGCGGTGTGGAGATGCGATGGTTGCGCATGTCGACGGTGTCGTACCGGTCTTGTTGGCAAGACTGAGGGATAGAGCGTTGCCGAATGTGCTGCGCTCTTCGTTTGTCTCGATTTTGGGGACTTTGATAGAAGCGCTTCCAACGGCGATGGTGAGCAAAGGGTATGCGCGCCAGCTGGCACAAGTGTGTATCGATATCGTGGTCATCGAGATGGTCCAGCGACCGCAGCCACCTTGGAAACGACGTGGACAGCTCAGCGTCCACGGCAAGCGAGTCACggatgtcgacgagcaggaaACGGACAAGGCGGCTCAAgagcagcacaagctcgacagcgcTACGAACAGCGATCCCAAGATCGCGCACTTGCGTCGCGCAGCTGTGCTGCTTCTGACGCTGCTGGTACGGGGCACGCggatgcagctcgagaatCGACGCGACCCAGCGAATCCCGTAGAGAGTCTTTCGGCTTTGCGTCTGCCAGGTGGTGGTGTGCTGCCTTCGATCGACCATGCCACCACCCCAAGCGCTAGCGTCGGCTTGACCAACAACCAGCTCTTGTTTCCATCGCAATTCTTGGCAAAACTCAAGCACGTTGCAGCTTACGTTCAAGCTGCCGACACCGACGCTGTCGTCTGCACCCATGCTCGCGACTGTCTCGAGCAactcgaggcgctcgagttGGATCTTGTCCAGTCCGCCACCTCACTCTCCCGCTGAAGCGTTTCCCGCGTCTCGCTCTATCCCTTCCTATCTCACCCATGTGCATCACCACGGATGACATTCAATCTTACTGCACATGGCGTTATGATTATCGCAGGCTGATCTAAAaatacaatcacgaatcacgaaacgtgaatcTTGAAATCTGGaactgtgaatcgtgaatctgagCTCGCCGTCATAACTTGGGCTTGATAATGGCGCCTTCCGAAGCTGACACGATGGGCGGAGCGAGCTCGAAATCCTTCTCGTCCTGGGGCTGCTCCAAATCGTCGTTTGTGCGTTCGGCTCGGTTGAAACTGAACGCATCTGGCGTTTTCAAGAACTGCATTCTCGGTTTTACCCTGAACTTTTTAACTGCCAAGGGGCTATTGAATGCCAAAGTGATTAGGTCTGCCTGACTCGGTTGGGCTGGGC of the Mycosarcoma maydis chromosome 2, whole genome shotgun sequence genome contains:
- a CDS encoding putative isocitrate dehydrogenase (NAD(+)) IDH1, with product MNALRQLNRAAAPALKQATKSGLVLPNVPQLLRPATTLAAGTPKISKGPTKYGGVYTVTLIPGDGVGVEITDSVKEIFEVMNVPVEWEQFNVSGETHGSESLFKEAMESLKRNKVGLKGILFTPIETGSHNSWNVAMRQQLDIYASLVICKSLPGYPTRHKDVDFAIIRENTEGEYSGLEHSSYPGVVESLKVSTRAKAERISRFAFDFALKNGRKRVTCVHKANIMKLGDGLFLNTFRRVAEEYKSSGIESNDMIVDNTSMQLVSRPQQFDVMVMPNLYGNIVSNIGAALVGGPGTVPGCNIGREFALYEPGCRHVAKDIMGTNAANPAAMILSATMMLRHLGLDTQANQIAESVYKVIADGKVRTADMGGKSKTHEFTQAVLSNL